The following are encoded in a window of Gramella sp. MT6 genomic DNA:
- a CDS encoding universal stress protein: MKNIDKILVALDLTSTDTDLIRYASFLCDTLKPDKIYFVHNIKKYEISDLFQEQLKKLDLETLISEELDEKVAAHFKASTPTKVLISEDPYTESLINYISHKYEIDLVMVGNKSKSEGTGIVSDKLMRLLKCDIVSVPESARSSMKNIWGGTDFSKQSVKVFQTASVLANHTGAKITAVNIYNVPVQFTPYLDKEEMVPKIEKHTREKFEKFAKKYKITDCEIKIIRGRDASVAEKLTVEAQKGDADLLVVADKGGNVFSSLLVGSVTDELFDLSLKIPLWVAK; the protein is encoded by the coding sequence ATGAAAAATATAGATAAGATCCTTGTCGCGCTTGACCTTACTTCAACCGATACAGACCTCATACGGTATGCTTCATTCTTATGTGATACCCTGAAACCGGACAAGATTTATTTCGTACATAATATTAAAAAATATGAGATTTCAGATCTGTTCCAGGAACAACTGAAAAAGCTCGATCTTGAAACATTGATCAGCGAAGAACTGGACGAGAAGGTTGCTGCTCACTTTAAAGCCTCCACTCCAACAAAAGTTCTTATTTCTGAAGACCCTTATACCGAGTCCTTAATAAATTATATATCCCATAAGTACGAGATAGACCTTGTCATGGTTGGTAATAAATCCAAAAGTGAGGGAACCGGGATAGTATCTGATAAACTGATGAGATTACTCAAGTGTGATATTGTCTCTGTTCCTGAGTCGGCCCGAAGTAGCATGAAGAACATCTGGGGAGGAACAGATTTCTCCAAGCAATCGGTAAAGGTTTTCCAAACAGCATCTGTACTGGCCAATCATACCGGGGCGAAGATCACGGCGGTGAATATTTATAATGTTCCTGTACAATTCACCCCATATCTGGATAAGGAGGAAATGGTACCTAAAATAGAGAAACATACCAGAGAGAAATTTGAGAAATTCGCTAAGAAATATAAAATTACAGATTGCGAAATCAAGATAATTAGAGGACGAGATGCGAGTGTTGCTGAAAAACTTACCGTAGAAGCTCAAAAAGGAGACGCAGATCTTTTGGTGGTCGCAGACAAAGGTGGTAATGTATTTTCATCACTTCTCGTAGGAAGTGTAACCGATGAGTTATTCGACCTTAGTCTTAAAATTCCACTATGGGTAGCGAAGTAA